Proteins from a genomic interval of Desulfovulcanus ferrireducens:
- a CDS encoding PEP/pyruvate-binding domain-containing protein, giving the protein MAKEEKQQGQCKKKAAKNLEKIKQKLVLTGEDIKAIGEEAELLVGGKNYNTAIISTIDDIRAPQFRAISSLAFHKLLDETKVNAATIRSVVDKEYDAIDWNDAEINKDPEYLKKFVRKTARKVRNTTGKEGTLIPLRTFINNVVEGFATSPEGIDQLRKRSVLVQVAILSVDLPKDVQEAVRQAYREICKEAGLENVPVAVRSSAAGEDSRKKAFAGLQDTYLNIVGENAVVEAYHWDCASAYNLRSMTYRREAILDAVAKAESTGDDSIAIQAKKEWAIENTSLSVCIMRMINPVISGTAFSADTATGCRGTDRKDLVSIDASYGLGEAVVSGMVTPDKFYVYQRDDGQEVVIRFMGYKGKKIVYDDDGEGTKVVEVPEDQACRWSLSLAQAEMVAKGVRAISKAYGGMIMDTEFCIDKWDRLWFVQARPETRWNEELEKHPHTIFMRRMEVDQQALENAEVIVEGNGASRGAGQGTVRFLRSALELNKIGKGDVLAAERTDPDMVPGMRVASAIIADAGGDTSHAAITSRELGIPAVIGVKRLEVLRNLDGEEVTVDGSRGKVYRGLLPLVEVGGEIDVSKLPATRTKVGLILADVGQALFLSRLREVPDFEVGLLRAEFMLGNIGVHPMALEAYDNGSLQMLVEKKLKEMEDDLTKIIKDQLAAGVVTLDLKLRKYVGIVTGLAQEIKKLTEQEGAKGTDEVLAIHRQLRELDHKWDEHLDLATKRLDTLKTSTDLREHIAVIMGYTDELLLHGGNDPESTQKRQEIEDRIKEIEERIKDDPFVQEVMAKIKALRTDVAQKVSLKQGMDDVRSLPQKIAEILHLKGYRSGKELYVQTLAQGLALFSMAFYGKPIIYRTTDYKTNEYRNLLGGLLFEDYEDNPMLGYRGVARDVHDWELEAFKLARGAFGGKNLQLMLPFVRTLEQARSMKRYLANVHKLRSGEDGLKLILMSEIPSNAILAKEFIKEFDGFSIGSNDMTQLVLGTDRDNARLRHIYDEEDPAVVWAILVTIFTGQKYGKKVGFCGQGVSNSKIIRGLVCIAGIVSASVVPDTYAQTKYDIAAMEKENIKPKDLGKWLKKQHLERLHNLLKEHGYEHILKKYSSDRDLMDWYEGELSRLHEQLYSNLGSPKEDFYRQELEAFRSIFHKPVIYANWDWQTTVNDALHQAGFTSFEEQEKAMQEQAEKVW; this is encoded by the coding sequence ATGGCCAAAGAAGAGAAGCAACAGGGTCAATGTAAAAAAAAGGCGGCCAAAAATCTGGAAAAGATCAAACAAAAATTGGTCTTAACCGGTGAGGATATTAAAGCCATTGGTGAAGAAGCAGAGCTATTAGTCGGTGGAAAAAATTATAATACTGCCATAATAAGTACCATCGATGACATCAGAGCCCCCCAATTTAGAGCCATTTCCTCTTTAGCCTTCCATAAACTCCTAGATGAAACCAAAGTCAATGCCGCAACAATTCGCTCTGTTGTGGATAAAGAATATGACGCCATTGATTGGAACGATGCTGAAATAAACAAGGATCCTGAGTATTTGAAAAAATTTGTTCGGAAAACTGCCAGGAAAGTGAGAAATACAACTGGGAAAGAGGGGACTCTTATTCCTTTGCGCACTTTTATCAACAATGTGGTTGAAGGGTTTGCCACTTCGCCAGAAGGAATCGATCAGCTAAGAAAGCGTTCTGTATTGGTTCAGGTAGCCATTCTTAGTGTGGATTTGCCGAAAGATGTTCAAGAGGCGGTGCGTCAGGCTTATCGGGAAATATGCAAGGAAGCTGGTCTTGAAAACGTCCCTGTTGCTGTACGTTCTTCAGCTGCTGGTGAGGACAGCAGAAAGAAAGCTTTTGCCGGACTCCAGGATACATATTTAAATATTGTTGGAGAAAATGCTGTAGTTGAAGCATATCACTGGGATTGTGCTTCGGCCTATAATTTACGGAGTATGACCTATCGCCGGGAGGCCATTCTGGATGCGGTAGCCAAGGCAGAAAGTACAGGCGATGATTCCATTGCCATTCAGGCTAAAAAGGAATGGGCCATTGAAAATACTTCATTGTCTGTATGTATCATGCGCATGATAAACCCGGTTATTTCCGGGACTGCTTTTAGTGCCGATACTGCGACTGGCTGCCGGGGTACAGACCGCAAGGATCTGGTATCTATCGATGCAAGTTACGGTCTGGGCGAGGCTGTGGTCAGTGGCATGGTCACACCGGATAAATTTTATGTCTATCAGCGTGACGATGGACAAGAAGTAGTAATCCGCTTCATGGGTTATAAAGGAAAGAAGATCGTCTATGATGATGACGGAGAAGGCACAAAGGTAGTTGAGGTGCCGGAAGATCAGGCATGTCGCTGGTCTTTGTCTCTTGCTCAGGCCGAAATGGTGGCCAAGGGGGTTCGGGCCATCAGCAAAGCCTACGGCGGCATGATCATGGATACAGAATTCTGCATTGATAAATGGGACAGGTTATGGTTTGTCCAGGCCCGTCCAGAGACAAGATGGAACGAGGAGTTAGAAAAGCATCCCCATACTATTTTCATGCGTCGGATGGAGGTTGATCAACAGGCTCTGGAAAATGCAGAGGTGATAGTTGAAGGTAATGGAGCTTCCAGGGGTGCCGGGCAAGGAACTGTACGTTTTCTAAGGTCCGCACTGGAATTAAATAAGATTGGCAAGGGGGATGTGCTCGCTGCTGAACGTACTGATCCGGATATGGTTCCGGGTATGCGTGTTGCTTCGGCTATTATTGCCGACGCAGGCGGAGACACAAGCCATGCCGCGATTACCTCCCGTGAACTTGGTATCCCTGCTGTGATTGGGGTGAAACGGTTGGAGGTATTGCGCAATCTGGATGGTGAAGAGGTCACAGTAGATGGTTCCAGGGGTAAAGTATATCGAGGTCTTCTGCCTTTAGTTGAGGTTGGTGGCGAGATTGATGTGAGCAAGCTTCCTGCTACCAGAACTAAAGTGGGGTTAATCCTGGCTGATGTCGGGCAGGCGTTATTTTTGTCCCGGTTAAGAGAAGTACCTGACTTTGAGGTGGGCTTACTTCGGGCCGAGTTTATGCTTGGCAATATAGGGGTGCATCCCATGGCCCTGGAAGCTTATGATAACGGAAGTTTGCAGATGCTGGTCGAAAAGAAATTAAAAGAAATGGAAGATGATTTGACCAAAATTATTAAAGACCAGCTTGCTGCCGGCGTTGTTACCCTTGATCTGAAACTTAGAAAATATGTGGGCATAGTCACGGGGCTGGCCCAAGAGATAAAAAAACTTACCGAGCAGGAAGGGGCTAAAGGTACGGACGAGGTTCTGGCCATCCATCGCCAGCTAAGAGAGTTGGATCATAAATGGGATGAACACCTTGATCTGGCCACCAAGAGATTGGATACATTAAAGACTTCCACTGATCTTCGTGAACATATAGCAGTAATTATGGGTTATACTGATGAACTTCTCCTGCATGGGGGAAATGATCCTGAGTCTACTCAAAAACGGCAGGAGATTGAAGACAGGATCAAAGAAATCGAGGAACGAATTAAGGACGATCCTTTTGTCCAGGAAGTAATGGCCAAAATTAAGGCTTTACGCACAGATGTAGCCCAGAAGGTGAGTTTGAAGCAGGGGATGGATGATGTGCGTTCTCTGCCTCAGAAAATTGCCGAAATTTTACACCTCAAAGGTTACCGTAGCGGAAAGGAACTCTACGTGCAGACCCTGGCCCAGGGTCTGGCTCTTTTTTCCATGGCCTTTTACGGCAAGCCGATTATTTACCGGACAACTGACTACAAGACTAATGAATATCGCAACCTTTTGGGTGGATTGCTTTTTGAAGACTATGAAGACAACCCCATGCTTGGTTATCGGGGCGTGGCCAGGGATGTGCATGATTGGGAGTTGGAGGCCTTCAAACTCGCTCGCGGAGCCTTTGGCGGTAAGAACCTACAGCTGATGCTTCCCTTCGTGCGTACCCTGGAGCAGGCCAGAAGTATGAAGCGTTACCTTGCTAATGTGCACAAGTTGCGCTCTGGCGAAGACGGCCTGAAGTTGATTTTGATGTCAGAAATACCAAGTAATGCCATTTTGGCAAAAGAATTCATCAAGGAGTTTGATGGATTTTCCATTGGCTCCAATGATATGACTCAATTGGTTCTGGGAACTGATAGAGACAATGCCAGATTGAGGCATATTTATGATGAAGAAGATCCCGCTGTTGTCTGGGCTATTTTAGTGACCATTTTTACCGGTCAAAAGTATGGAAAAAAAGTTGGCTTCTGCGGTCAGGGCGTATCCAATAGTAAAATAATCAGAGGGTTGGTGTGCATTGCCGGTATAGTCTCTGCTTCAGTTGTTCCTGACACCTATGCCCAGACTAAATATGATATTGCAGCCATGGAAAAGGAGAACATCAAACCTAAAGATTTGGGTAAGTGGCTTAAAAAACAACATTTAGAGAGGTTGCATAATCTGCTTAAAGAACATGGCTATGAGCATATTTTGAAGAAATATTCTTCAGATAGAGACCTTATGGATTGGTACGAGGGAGAGCTTTCTCGTTTACATGAACAATTGTATTCTAACTTAGGTTCGCCTAAAGAAGATTTTTATCGTCAGGAATTGGAAGCTTTTCGCTCCATTTTCCATAAACCAGTCATTTATGCCAACTGGGATTGGCAGACCACCGTAAACGATGCTCTCCATCAGGCAGGGTTTACTTCGTTTGAAGAGCAGGAAAAGGCAATGCAGGAACAGGCCGAAAAAGTCTGGTAA